Proteins encoded within one genomic window of Canis lupus familiaris isolate Mischka breed German Shepherd chromosome 12, alternate assembly UU_Cfam_GSD_1.0, whole genome shotgun sequence:
- the LOC102152033 gene encoding transcription initiation factor TFIID subunit 12-like, with product MNQFGPSALINLSNFSSIKLEPASTPPQGSMANSTTVVKVPGTPGTGGRLSPENNQVLTKKKLQDLVREVDPNEQLDEDVEEMLLQIADDFIESVVTAACQLARHRKSSTLEVKDVQLHLERQRNMWIPGFGSEETRPYKKACTTEAHKQRMALIRKTTKK from the coding sequence ATGAACCAGTTTGGCCCCTCAGCCCTAATCAACCTCTCCAATTTCTCATCCATAAAACTGGAACCAGCCAGCACCCCTCCACAAGGCTCCATGGCCAATAGCACTACAGTGGTAAAGGTACCAGGCACTCCTGGGACAGGAGGGCGTCTCAGCCCTGAGAACAATCAGGTATTGACCAAGAAGAAATTACAAGACTTAGTAAGAGAAGTGGATCCTAATGAGCAATTGGATGAAGATGTGGAGGAGATGCTGCTGCAGATTGCTGATGATTTTATCGAGAGTGTGGTGACAGCAGCCTGCCAGCTTGCTCGGCATCGCAAGTCCAGCACCCTGGAGGTGAAAGATGTCCAGCTGCATCTAGAACGCCAGAGGAACATGTGGATCCCGGGATTTGGCTCTGAAGAAACCCGACCCTACAAAAAGGCTTGCACCACAGAGGCCCACAAACAGAGAATGGCATTGATCCGGAAAACAACCAAGAAATAA